TATAAAGCCGTCAATCATTACCATGGCTGGCAATAAAACATTTTCATTTTTTGCAACTTTAAACGCCAAAATTAAATTTTCGTAAAATTCCTGAGCGCTTTCTGCATATATTTGAATCCACCCAGAATCTCTTACCATCATTGTATCTGAATGATCGCAGTGAATGTTAATTGGAGCGGATAAGGCCCTGTTTGCAACTGGCATTAGGATTGGTAGGCGAAGACCCGAGGCGACATAAACAATTTCTGACATTAAAGCAAGACCTTGAGAAGAGGTTGCTGTCGCAGTTTTTACTCCCGCTGCCGCTGCACCCACTGCCGCTGACATTGCAGAGTGCTCGGATTCTACATTAATAAGCTCAGCGTCTGAATCTCCGTTTGCTACTATTTTTGCAAAGCCTTCTGCAATCGGAGATTGGGGAGTTATGGGATATACTGGAAAAACTTCAATTCCAATTTGACGCAAAGCCTCAGCACCAGCTTGTGCTCCAGATAAAGGTTTAATATTCATAAATATGTTAAATGTTAAATCCTATAACTTAAAACTAAATCTTAAATGTTAAATCTATTTTTTGCCTCTTATAGTTATTAAGCTCGAGGCGATCATCTTGCTAATTTCGTTTGATTCTTTTATTAATGGTTCTAATTTTTTCTCAGTTATTAATTTACCATCTCTTAGAAGACAAAGCCAGTAAATTGTCTCGTTACAGCTTCTTAGAGCAATTTCGTAAAATCTTGAAAAATCTTTCTTAGAGCTTGCAGATTTTGCTTCAATTAAATTTGCTCCTATTGATGTAGCACTCCTCAATAATTGATCTGTAAAAATTAAATAAACTTTGTTTTTGGGAAAATCTTTTACAAAATTGATAATATCCAATGAAAATTTGTATGATCGGTAACGAATATTATTAGATTTCGGATTTGACATGTGGATATTGGATATAGGATTTGAGTTCTGAGTTATTCTTCAATCATTTTAATTGCTCCAGCGGGACATTTTTCAGAGCAAATTCCGCAGCCCTTGCAAAAGTCAGGATTAAATTTTATCTCATTTTTTTCTTTATCCAAAGAAAGGGA
This sequence is a window from Candidatus Paceibacterota bacterium. Protein-coding genes within it:
- a CDS encoding four helix bundle protein, with protein sequence MSNPKSNNIRYRSYKFSLDIINFVKDFPKNKVYLIFTDQLLRSATSIGANLIEAKSASSKKDFSRFYEIALRSCNETIYWLCLLRDGKLITEKKLEPLIKESNEISKMIASSLITIRGKK